Proteins co-encoded in one Kribbella qitaiheensis genomic window:
- the nirD gene encoding nitrite reductase small subunit NirD yields MNTITAVAVCSYDVLLPERGVAALIGQRQIALFRTHDGTVYALDNHDPVSGANVMSRGIVGSRGDVPTVASPMFKEVYDLRTGQCLDDPDVTIPAYGVQVVDGQVLVSAGDE; encoded by the coding sequence ATGAACACCATCACCGCTGTGGCGGTCTGCTCGTACGACGTGCTGCTGCCCGAGCGAGGCGTCGCGGCCCTGATCGGGCAGCGGCAGATCGCGCTGTTCCGGACCCACGACGGCACGGTCTACGCGCTGGACAACCACGATCCGGTCAGCGGCGCGAACGTGATGTCGCGCGGGATCGTGGGCAGCCGTGGCGACGTACCGACCGTGGCGTCGCCGATGTTCAAGGAGGTGTACGACCTGCGGACAGGGCAGTGTCTGGACGATCCTGACGTGACGATCCCGGCGTACGGCGTACAGGTCGTCGACGGACAGGTCCTGGTGAGTGCCGGTGATGAATAG
- a CDS encoding uroporphyrinogen-III synthase, with the protein MNRPGPLSGCTLAVTAHRRADDLIASFERRGAKVLHAPTLQIVPAPDDHALIEATRRVIANPPDDVVVTTAVGFRGWVEAADTAGLAADLLSTLEQSRLLARGPKARGAIRAAGLVEHWSARSETTTEVVEWLRDQGVVGRKIVVQLHGLSDPALMDALRSAGASVRGLQVYRWGPAPDPAAVERVIGQICAGTVDAVVHTSAPGAQALLDAAVLAGQYDALVATLRTGRVLNACVGPVTAQPFQALGLEPLVPDRYRLGALIRIVTDRLTDDNARSIETAFGQLVIRGGAAVLDGEVLPLGPGPRAVLAALVAAGGDVVSRPDLLAVLPGAEDVHAVEVTVNRLRTAVGRPELVRTVVRRGYRLAVEPVGMTT; encoded by the coding sequence ATGAATAGGCCGGGGCCGTTGAGCGGCTGCACGCTGGCAGTCACCGCTCATCGCCGGGCCGACGACCTGATCGCCTCGTTCGAACGGCGGGGCGCGAAGGTGCTGCACGCGCCGACCCTGCAGATCGTGCCGGCGCCGGACGACCACGCGCTGATCGAGGCGACGCGGCGGGTGATCGCGAATCCGCCCGACGACGTGGTCGTCACGACCGCGGTCGGTTTCCGTGGCTGGGTGGAGGCGGCGGACACTGCTGGGCTGGCGGCGGATCTGCTGAGCACGCTGGAGCAGTCGCGGTTGCTGGCGCGCGGACCCAAGGCGCGCGGCGCGATCCGCGCGGCCGGGCTGGTGGAGCATTGGTCGGCGCGATCGGAGACGACCACGGAGGTTGTGGAGTGGTTGCGGGACCAAGGGGTCGTCGGGCGGAAGATCGTTGTTCAGTTGCACGGGCTGTCTGATCCGGCGTTGATGGATGCGTTGCGGTCAGCGGGTGCTTCCGTGCGTGGGTTGCAGGTTTATCGCTGGGGGCCGGCACCGGATCCGGCCGCGGTGGAGCGGGTGATCGGGCAGATCTGCGCGGGGACTGTCGATGCGGTGGTGCATACGTCCGCACCTGGTGCGCAGGCGTTGCTCGATGCGGCTGTTCTTGCCGGCCAGTACGACGCGTTGGTGGCGACGCTTCGGACCGGGCGGGTTCTCAATGCGTGTGTGGGGCCGGTGACTGCTCAGCCGTTCCAGGCGTTGGGGCTGGAGCCGTTGGTGCCGGATCGCTACCGGCTTGGGGCACTGATCCGGATCGTCACGGATCGGTTGACGGATGACAACGCGCGATCGATCGAGACGGCCTTCGGGCAGTTGGTGATCCGGGGTGGCGCTGCGGTTCTTGATGGCGAAGTGCTGCCGCTCGGACCCGGTCCCCGCGCAGTACTGGCTGCTTTGGTGGCGGCCGGTGGCGATGTGGTGTCGCGGCCGGACCTGCTGGCGGTGCTGCCTGGTGCGGAAGATGTTCATGCCGTTGAGGTGACCGTCAACAGACTTCGTACCGCGGTTGGCCGGCCGGAGCTGGTGCGGACTGTCGTACGCCGCGGCTACCGCCTCGCCGTCGAACCAGTGGGGATGACGACATGA
- a CDS encoding nucleotidyl transferase AbiEii/AbiGii toxin family protein has translation MKGGTNLLIRLPAARFSMDIDLLYRGDATDDVDEAVDELRRLVANGEDGDHIRFEIGDPKPIAGQTEHQPGANIKVDGFVGSRLFGTFPIDLSMKLRPIACADLVQLDPIITLPGDPEPPEVSLYPLPDQIADKVCAMYGTYRTTNEVSSRYHDLVDLVPIITTTALDGAETMLALHEEAARRTGLKLPGRMTSPGPTWEAGYRNTARQSPLDPRDA, from the coding sequence GTGAAAGGTGGCACCAACCTGCTGATCCGCCTGCCGGCTGCACGATTCAGCATGGACATCGATCTGCTGTACCGCGGCGATGCCACCGACGACGTCGATGAGGCGGTCGACGAGCTGCGCCGCCTGGTGGCCAACGGCGAAGACGGGGATCACATCCGATTCGAGATCGGCGACCCCAAACCGATTGCCGGCCAGACCGAGCATCAGCCTGGAGCCAATATCAAGGTGGACGGCTTCGTCGGATCTCGCCTGTTCGGCACCTTCCCCATCGACCTGTCGATGAAGCTGAGGCCGATCGCCTGCGCCGACCTGGTCCAACTCGACCCGATCATCACTCTTCCCGGTGACCCTGAGCCGCCGGAGGTCTCGCTCTACCCGCTGCCGGACCAGATCGCCGACAAGGTCTGCGCCATGTACGGCACCTACCGCACGACGAACGAGGTCTCTTCGCGCTACCACGACCTGGTTGATCTCGTCCCGATCATCACCACCACCGCCCTGGATGGTGCTGAAACCATGCTCGCGCTCCATGAAGAGGCAGCTCGCCGGACTGGGCTCAAGTTGCCCGGCCGCATGACCTCACCAGGACCTACCTGGGAGGCCGGCTACCGCAACACCGCACGACAGTCACCGCTCGATCCTCGGGATGCATGA
- a CDS encoding DEAD/DEAH box helicase — translation MARQGQRQSGATGTASRRKRRGRSTDSDGLIPVLAKAVREVEAAVERGNVRPSIRTKFQVVALLVREERTRVNADIASGDAYRDEQLRRLDGIATILAKSAARDTTLLVLLAEDAVMAPAAVTLKREMQVAAGEEPTVEEPPAPEPTDTPVTSVRRVVPQSVVQRQLANPFLAPDFSAAPPPKVRARRLAGWELITPLLKSFEFAAASASKALPDPGFVRLSPGLELMRHQGQLVAAAAAGERTFLLADEPGLGKTAQALLAAHAADAYPLLVVVPNVVKTNWAREAAIWTPQRKATVIHGDGDSIDGFADIVIVNYEVLDRHVGWLGDLGFRGMVVDEAHFIKNKKSQRSRNVLQLSERLRTRTVRPLLMALTGTPLINDIEDFTAIWQFLGWIDEKGPGAVLMEALEETDLTPADPGFYAAARACVINQGIVRRRKVDVAADIPARRIADLPVELDGAVGHSIRKAERELADRLVERYENALATRKSGTVVDGIDHDLVRQVAAWERSDKDPAKTGENVFSLLNRIGNAKAGLAADYAAQLAHNVGKVVFFARHIEVMDVAERLFTERGIRFASIRGDQTARKRQANIDAFVNDPEVSIVVCSLLTAGVGINLQVASNVVLAELSWTNAEQTQAIDRVHRIGQEEPVTAWRIIAAQTIDTRIADLIDAKAGLAARALDGSDEEVGSSADFQLEALAALLTNALSK, via the coding sequence TTGGCCCGTCAAGGCCAGCGCCAGTCCGGCGCTACCGGTACTGCCTCCCGCCGCAAGCGTCGTGGCCGCAGTACCGACTCCGACGGCCTCATCCCGGTCCTGGCCAAAGCCGTCCGGGAGGTCGAGGCCGCCGTCGAGCGTGGCAACGTGCGACCTTCGATTCGCACCAAGTTCCAGGTGGTCGCTCTGCTGGTGCGCGAAGAGCGCACCCGGGTGAACGCCGACATCGCATCGGGCGACGCCTATCGCGACGAGCAGCTCAGGCGCCTGGACGGGATCGCGACGATCCTCGCCAAGTCGGCAGCCCGCGACACCACGCTCCTCGTACTGCTCGCCGAGGACGCCGTGATGGCACCGGCGGCCGTCACCCTCAAGCGTGAGATGCAGGTCGCCGCCGGCGAAGAGCCGACCGTCGAGGAGCCACCGGCCCCCGAGCCGACCGACACCCCGGTCACCTCCGTACGCCGGGTGGTCCCGCAATCGGTCGTCCAGCGCCAGTTGGCCAACCCCTTCCTCGCGCCGGACTTCTCGGCCGCTCCGCCGCCCAAGGTGCGAGCCCGCCGTCTGGCCGGGTGGGAGCTGATCACTCCCCTGCTCAAGTCCTTCGAGTTCGCCGCCGCGTCCGCTAGCAAGGCGCTGCCCGACCCAGGCTTCGTACGCCTCAGTCCCGGCCTCGAGTTGATGCGGCACCAGGGACAACTGGTCGCCGCCGCGGCCGCCGGTGAGCGGACCTTCCTGCTCGCCGACGAGCCGGGCCTGGGCAAGACAGCTCAGGCGTTGCTCGCGGCGCATGCGGCTGACGCCTACCCGCTGCTCGTCGTCGTACCGAACGTCGTCAAGACCAACTGGGCCCGCGAGGCCGCGATCTGGACGCCGCAGCGCAAGGCCACCGTGATCCACGGCGACGGCGACAGCATCGACGGCTTCGCCGACATCGTGATCGTCAACTACGAGGTGCTCGACCGGCACGTCGGCTGGCTCGGTGACCTCGGTTTCCGCGGCATGGTCGTCGACGAGGCGCACTTCATCAAGAACAAGAAGTCGCAGCGCTCGCGGAACGTCCTGCAGCTGTCCGAGCGACTCCGCACCCGCACCGTACGGCCGTTGCTGATGGCACTGACCGGTACGCCGCTGATCAACGACATCGAGGACTTCACCGCGATCTGGCAGTTCCTCGGCTGGATCGACGAGAAGGGTCCGGGCGCCGTCCTGATGGAGGCGCTCGAGGAGACCGACCTGACCCCGGCCGATCCCGGTTTCTACGCGGCCGCACGGGCCTGTGTGATCAACCAGGGGATCGTCCGGCGACGGAAGGTGGACGTGGCCGCGGACATCCCCGCGCGCCGCATCGCCGACCTTCCCGTCGAGCTCGACGGCGCCGTCGGCCACTCCATCCGGAAGGCCGAGCGTGAACTCGCCGACCGCCTGGTCGAGCGGTACGAGAACGCACTCGCGACCCGGAAGTCCGGCACCGTCGTGGACGGCATCGACCACGACCTCGTCCGCCAGGTGGCGGCCTGGGAACGGTCCGACAAGGACCCGGCGAAGACCGGCGAGAACGTGTTCAGCCTGCTCAACCGGATCGGCAACGCCAAGGCCGGCCTGGCCGCCGACTACGCCGCGCAACTCGCGCACAACGTCGGCAAGGTCGTCTTCTTCGCCCGGCACATCGAGGTGATGGACGTCGCCGAGCGCCTCTTCACCGAACGCGGCATCCGCTTCGCCTCGATCCGCGGCGACCAGACCGCTCGCAAGCGGCAGGCGAACATCGACGCGTTCGTGAACGACCCCGAGGTCTCGATCGTCGTCTGCTCCCTGCTGACCGCAGGCGTAGGCATCAACCTCCAGGTCGCCTCCAACGTGGTCCTCGCCGAGCTCTCCTGGACGAACGCCGAACAGACCCAGGCGATCGACCGCGTCCACCGCATCGGCCAGGAAGAGCCAGTCACCGCCTGGCGAATCATCGCGGCCCAAACCATCGACACCAGAATCGCCGACCTGATCGACGCCAAAGCCGGCCTAGCCGCCCGAGCCCTGGACGGCTCCGACGAAGAAGTCGGCTCCTCCGCAGACTTCCAACTCGAAGCCCTAGCAGCCCTCCTGACCAACGCCCTCTCCAAGTAG
- a CDS encoding MerR family transcriptional regulator, with product MTLDARTWSIAELAAEYDVTLRTIRFYEDRDLLTPERRGTVRVYHSRDRVRLGLILRGKRLGFSLDEIATIVDMYDAEPGEEGQLVYLLNQITTRRAELEQRRRDIDETLRELAEVEHRCQTDLEALRTH from the coding sequence GTGACTCTCGATGCGCGGACCTGGTCGATCGCCGAACTGGCGGCCGAGTACGACGTCACCCTGCGCACGATTCGCTTCTACGAGGACCGCGACCTGCTCACCCCCGAGCGTCGCGGCACAGTCCGGGTCTACCACTCCCGCGACCGGGTCCGCCTCGGCCTGATCCTGCGCGGCAAACGGCTCGGTTTCAGCCTCGACGAGATCGCCACCATCGTCGACATGTACGACGCGGAGCCGGGCGAGGAAGGCCAGCTCGTCTACCTGCTGAACCAGATCACCACCCGGCGCGCCGAGCTCGAACAACGCCGCCGCGACATCGACGAGACCCTGCGCGAACTGGCCGAGGTGGAGCATCGCTGCCAGACGGACCTCGAGGCCCTCCGTACCCATTAG